One region of Vanessa cardui chromosome 20, ilVanCard2.1, whole genome shotgun sequence genomic DNA includes:
- the LOC124538446 gene encoding high affinity copper uptake protein 1 produces MNQVMELHHDHDHDHGHDHDHDHGGCGSSHKMVFHAGVCQEILFDGWMTTTALELFGSAVAIFLAAVLYEGLKYYREALHARATSATGDSQVNITKNECGAGGNCGGTAVVKYTMLSSGHIIQTIMHLIQSTASYILMLVFMTYNVWLCLALVLGLAVGYFFFGWRKSNVVDVNEHCQ; encoded by the exons aTGAATCAAGTAATGGAATTGCACCACGACCATGATCACGATCACGGCCACGACCACGACCACGATCATGGCGGCTGCGGCTCCAGCCACAAAATGGTG TTCCACGCGGGCGTCTGTCAGGAGATCCTGTTCGATGGATGGATGACAACGACAGCGTTGGAGCTGTTCGGGTCCGCTGTGGCGATATTCCTGGCAGCTGTACTCTATGAAGGACTCAAGTACTACAGAGAGGCTTTACACGCGAGGGCGACCTCCGCTACAGGGGACTCTCAAGTCAACATCACCAAGAACGAATGCGGGGCTGGTGGAAACTGCGGAGGAACAGCTGTTGTGAA ATACACAATGCTGTCGTCGGGCCACATCATACAAACGATAATGCACTTAATTCAGTCGACTGCGTCCTACATCCTCATGTTGGTGTTCATGACTTACAATGTATGGCTCTGTCTGGCGCTGGTCTTGGGTCTCGCTGTGGGCTATTTCTTTTTCGGGTGGCGGAAAAGCAACGTCGTAGATGTCAATGAACACTGTCAATAA
- the LOC124538531 gene encoding esterase FE4-like gives MISKVLIVHLLACGVVGRTPPNPLARYRDVMTTQGIVRGYYAPHPPHYAYLGIPYARPPTRYDRFKAPKPTLPWSGIFEATHRVKCPQPDGSGDENCLVVNVFTPENATSLPVIVHFHDGVFQKGWGSFKGPLKLLERRFVFVSFNYRLGVLGFLCLRTEAAPGNAGLKDQVAALYWVQRNIAKFGGNPLDVTVYGTGTGAASIEILLLSGLTADLFQKAIIESGSVLSPTTITHDPITDVINLAKSLGIENASVDTFKDFYQLPVKKLVNSSKMFLPCVEKELRLSHSIIDKDPRDVLQSKHYQHIPMMIVYTNAEEVRIITGDDERFQNIPEDFQALLPNDLVFEDEVTKSKIAKLVKDFYFAEVELTDSIIHSYLDFINDVFLEYPVVKSAASYASNGNPVFLMKFVYKGSISRNKNVKIAGASPGDIFMYFNHNDFRDDHDEVVTERLVTLWTNFIKLGDPTPLTTPLIPEIWQPVVTHTVDGTIILRNIPCLVFNRNMRSEELTGQQYTFWDRIYNKFYTHTFE, from the exons ATGATTAGTAAAGTGCTCATAGTCCACCTGTTGGCATGCGGGGTTGTCGGTCGCACTCCACCAAACCCACTGGCGCGGTACAGGGACGTGATGACGACACAGGGCATAGTGCGGGGGTACTATGCACCCCACCCACCGCACTACGCCTACCTCGGCATACCCTACGCCCGCCCGCCCACGCGTTACGACAGGTTTAAG GCACCGAAGCCAACATTACCCTGGAGTGGTATATTCGAAGCCACGCACCGAGTCAAGTGCCCCCAACCGGACGGCTCCGGAGATGAGAACTGCCTGGTGGTGAATGTATTCACGCCAGAGAACGCTACGTCACTTCCTGTCATTGTACACTTCCATGATGGTGTTTTTCAAAAAGG GTGGGGTTCTTTCAAGGGTCCTTTAAAACTACTTGAACGAAGATTTGTGTTTGTTAGTTTCAATTACAGACTCGGTGTTCTTGGATTTTTATGTTTAAGAACTGAGGCTGCACCCGGGAACGCCGGTTTGAAAGACCAAGTAGCGGCATTGTATTGGGTCCAGAGAAACATCGCGAAATTTGGCGGTAATCCGTTGGACGTCACTGTTTACGGAACCGGGACGGGCGCTGCCTCCATAGAAATACTTTTGCTATCTGGTTTAACAGCTGACCTCTTCCAAAAGGCTATAATAGAATCTGGATCAGTTTTATCACCGACCACAATAACACACGACCCGATCACAGACGTAATTAATTTGGCAAAAAGTTTGGGAATTGAAAATGCCAGCGTGGACACTTTCAAAGACTTCTATCAGCTTCCTGTGAAGAAACTCGTGAATTCTTCTAAGATGTTCTTACCTTGCGTGGAAAAAGAACTACGTTTATCTCACAGCATAATAGATAAAGATCCAAGAGATGTATTGCAAAGTAAGCACTATCAGCATATTCCAATGATGATTGTCTATACAAATGCTGAAGAAGTAAGAATAATAACCGGTGATGATGAAAGGTTTCAGAATATACCAGAGGACTTTCAGGCTCTACTTCCAAACGATTTAGTTTTTGAAGACGAGGTCACGAAGAGCAAAATTGCAAAACTAGTCAAAGACTTCTATTTTGCAGAAGTAGAATTAACAGATAGTATCATTCATAGCTACTTGGACTTTATTAATGATGTCTTCTTGGAATATCCTGTAGTTAAATCAGCTGCAAGCTATGCCAGTAATGGTAATCCGGTTTTCTTGATGAAATTTGTGTACAAAGGAAGCATCAGTAGAAACAAGAACGTCAAAATTGCCGGTGCTAGCCCCGGagacatatttatgtattttaatcataatgatTTTAGAGATGATCATGATGAAGTTGTTACGGAGAGACTAGTCACACTAtggacaaattttattaaacttgg cGATCCCACTCCTCTAACTACACCTCTCATACCGGAAATTTGGCAGCCGGTGGTCACTCACACCGTGGATGGTACCATCATCCTGCGCAACATACCTTGCCTCGTCTTCAACAGAAACATGAGAAGTGAAGAATTAACAGGCCAGCAGTATACTTTCTGGGATCGGATTTACAACAAGTTTTATACTCATACTTTTGAATGA
- the LOC124538511 gene encoding neuroligin-4, X-linked-like, translated as MWAFIFFVAIGATCIAADVTDKSVGVAGNISNETNATGPRRAERIEEVTEILVETEYGPVRGFKNDNEIVGFFDIPYGSFSEGKPFEAPSAPKTWSTVLENTEHKSKCPQIDSENNYIGSVNCLTLSIFLQRNTKNADVLFHIHDGSSNTGSGDPLEFHPRHLVSKGIILVLPNYRIGPLGFLCLQNETAPGNAGLKDLNLALRWTKKNIGAFGGNDSNIVISGSGGAGALVEYLILSNQSRSLISKAITESGSALSPWALDRNPLETAKNLIQKIEESENNVESENRLDTFDAVNVETLMRAARGLLLKPCIENDTGLLTESPWNTFNNEVLRISIMTGSANQAAMEMALAHTEESLSQLNKDFSQLLPSDLKFDNVEEKKRIGRQVKSEYFGENNITMNDMEKLSQCFTDSQYLYPAIRGARLLVKGGAIVYFYEFSYGTHNDVKGSAKGDSLNYVFSKDEEESTLQKVMLDLWVSFISSGKPTAERIEWNNLEAVEETEEVWLSIGETVVVEKGFHHTRLKHWDEIYDKYFVEHNVAIKLNSAVYATILGSILLTDITSFLNF; from the exons ATGTGGGCTTTCATATTTTTCGTAGCGATCGGCGCTACTTGCATTGCAGCCGACGTAACTGATAAAAGTGTAGGAGTGGCTGGGAATATTTCCAACGAAACTAACGCCACGGGCCCTCGGCGAGCTGAAAGAATTGAGGAAGTCACTGAAATTCTCGTCGAAACGGAATACGGGCCTGTGCGCGGATTTAAAAATGACAACGAAATCGTGGGATTTTTTGATATACCATACGGGAGTTTTAGTGAAGGAAAACCATTCGAG GCACCGTCTGCACCTAAAACCTGGAGTACTGTTCTTGAAAACACTGAGCATAAATCCAAATGCCCTCAAATTGATTCGGAAAACAACTACATTGGCAGCGTCAATTGTCTCACGTTAAGTATTTTTCTACAAAGAAATACTAAAAACGCCGATGTTCTTTTCCACATACACGATGGTTCATCAAATACGGGTAGTGGAGATCCTTTAGAATTTCATCCAAGACACCTGGTTTCCAAAGGAATAATTCTAGTTCTGCCAAACTACAGAATTGGACCGTTAGGATTTTTGTGTTTGCAAAATGAAACTGCACCTGGAAATGCCGGTCTTAAAGATTTGAACCTAGCGCTGCGATGGACGAAGAAGAATATCGGAGCCTTTGGAGGTAACGATTCCAACATTGTGATAAGCGGCTCCGGCGGTGCGGGAGCACTTGtcgagtatttaattttatcgaatCAATCACGTTCTTTGATTTCGAAAGCAATAACGGAAAGTGGGTCTGCTTTGTCTCCATGGGCCTTAGACCGTAATCCGTTAGAAACAGCgaaaaatttaatacagaaaataGAAGAAAGTGAAAATAATGTTGAATCCGAAAACCGTCTTGATACTTTCGATGCGGTAAACGTAGAAACATTAATGAGAGCTGCTCGGGGTCTACTATTGAAGCCATGTATTGAAAACGATACCGGTTTGCTCACTGAATCGCCGTGGAATACTTTCAACAATGAAGTGTTGAGAATATCAATAATGACGGGATCAGCAAATCAAGCCGCTATGGAAATGGCACTAGCCCACACTGAAGAGAGTTTGTCTCagttaaataaagatttctcTCAGTTACTACCGAGTGACCTTAAATTTGATAATGTGGAGGAAAAAAAACGAATCGGGCGACAAGTAAAATCAGAATACTTTGGAGAGAATAACATCACAATGAACGATATGGAGAAGCTTTCGCAGTGCTTTACCGATAGCCAGTATTTGTATCCCGCGATAAGAGGAGCGAGGCTGCTAGTAAAAGGAGGAgctatagtttatttttatgagttTTCTTACGGAACTCACAATGACGTTAAGGGATCTGCAAAAGGCGATTCTCTAAATTACGTATTCAGCAAAGATGAAGAAGAAAGCACATTACAGAAAGTAATGTTGGATCTATGGGTCAGTTTTATCAGCTCTGG gaaacCAACAGCTGAAAGAATCGAATGGAATAACTTGGAGGCCGTCGAAGAAACCGAGGAAGTGTGGCTGTCAATTGGGGAAACAGTGGTCGTGGAGAAAGGGTTTCATCATACGCGGTTAAAACACTGGGACGAAATATACGACAAGTACTTTGTCGAGCACAATGTGGCAATTAAATTGAATTCCGCAGTGTACGCAACAATTCTTGGCTCAATACTTTTGACGGACATAACtagctttttaaatttttaa
- the LOC124538532 gene encoding uncharacterized protein LOC124538532 has protein sequence MARVLGTVCALLLVSYVRGAPRALRDGSDCEVRAQLQSGWVCGVHRVADNRTHFASFLGVPYAAQPLGERRFRELEPVKPWDGFYDASNEGPICPQYDVFYGPLLDTTNMSEACIYANVHVPLDALPKPDQKLKPASGLPILVFIHGGGFAFGSGGKSLHGPEYLMQRDLIVITFNYRLNVFGFLSLNSSSIPGNNGLRDMVTLLRWVQTNAQSFGGDPNNVTLAGQSAGASCAHLLSMSKVTDGLFHRLILMSGTGTSYFTTSPAYAETVKNLLLSNLGINATDPEEIHRQLIDTPLQDIMEANKIIQDQNGVVAFLPVVESSFPGVTTILDDDPDVLISNGFGKDLPLIIGFTTAECEAFRPNFEAIDILSRIKESPQLILSPNLIYKVPTDVALELGQRVENRYLNGTPTMDKYLKSCSDSAYIYPAMKLAEKRALLQGGAPVFLYQFSYEADFNVIKEAKGLTFNGTTHVEDLTFVFRASAMDGVEGFSPPTRKDQLMTNWMTMFIKNFTYCNDPTCNQRPRSNWPAVEEPLPVQYQNINMPLTYSFTKLTDEQQAMVQFFDSLESSSSLVNPHKNNHRDTWQRNDTTNKNRIYLPKKLTLMMAKYAIIVISLKLLLTRISAQDVINTAQGKIRGVHRDGFVSYQGIPYGSIGGDNGRFKHAGLAPTWTDVRESNEIHCYTSSPVEDCLQLDVHVPPGSNLPVLAWVTGGSGRYNPTLLVKQGIVVVTIRHRLGPVGFLCLGEDKIPGNAGLKDVVLALRWVRDNIIAFHGNPDKVIVAGQSFGAALVESLMLTPMATGLFHGAILQSGTVLAPWAFNYDAENRAKFLKMNFDESKDMNFLNKVGIADLAGRSEDLEVPYLPFGVCIEKPLKSQERLLSQSPFDIMSTGNMSKVPMIVGYTNNEAYVFASMLKSAKALAKMSKGMEFLLPSELQTNKRDVPQLVNKVHDMYFDGNMTMASLLAYHRDAYFLGHIHRSVRLHASFSDSVYYYQFSYLGNVGVEGEPGVIKTGAAHSDELAYLFPAKGEKLEDEDGIVQENIVRLWTNFVKHLNPTPESEHFLWEPVNPHDVRLLDINVDLNMIDFPHKRKTQMWKDIYEKYYFENRRSSAQ, from the exons ATGGCGCGGGTACTGGGGACTGTTTGCGCTTTGCTACTCGTATCGTATG TGCGGGGTGCGCCTCGGGCACTGCGAGACGGCTCCGATTGCGAGGTGCGCGCCCAGCTGCAGTCTGGGTGGGTGTGCGGCGTGCATCGCGTCGCCGACAACCGGACGCACTTCGCTAGCTTCCTGGGTGTGCCTTACGCAGCACAGCCTCTAGGCGAACGGCGGTTTCGA GAGTTAGAGCCTGTGAAGCCATGGGATGGCTTTTATGACGCATCTAACGAAGGACCTATTTGTCCTCAATACGACGTATTTTATGGACCCCTGCTGGACACGACCAACATGAGCGAAGCTTGCATTTACGCCAACGTCCATGTACCTTTGGATGCACTACCGAAGCCGGATCAGAAACTTAAACCTGCCTCTGGTCTACCGATCTTAGTCTTCATTCACGGAGGTGGCTTCGCTTTCGGGTCTGGAGGAAAGAGTCTTCATGGTCCAGAGTATCTCATGCAGAGAGACCTCATCGTCATCACATTTAACTATAG GTTAAATGTCTTCGGTTTCCTCTCGTTGAACTCGTCGAGCATCCCCGGTAACAACGGTCTGCGTGATATGGTAACCCTACTGAGATGGGTTCAGACTAACGCCCAATCGTTCGGCGGAGATCCCAACAACGTGACGCTGGCGGGACAGAGTGCCGGAGCCAGCTGTGCACATCTACTGTCTATGTCCAAAGTCACCGATGGATTGTTCCATag ACTGATATTGATGAGCGGTACCGGCACCAGTTACTTTACAACTTCTCCAGCGTATGCTGAGACCGTGAAGAATCTATTATTATCCAACCTTGGTATCAACGCCACTGACCCTGAGGAAATCCATCGACAGCTGATAGACACGCCGCTCCAAGATATAATGGAAGCCAATAAGATAATTCAAGATCAAAACGGCGTCGTAGCTTTTCTACCGGTCGTCGAATCCTCATTCCCAGGCGTCACCACGATTTTGGACGATGACCCTGatgttttaatatcaaatgGTTTCGGAAAGGATTTACCGCTAATTATTGGTTTTACGACAGCAGAGTGCGAAGCATTCCGTCCTAATTTCGAGGCAATTGACATATTAAGTCGTATAAAAGAAAGTCCACAGCTAATTTTATCTCCAAATCTAATTTACAAAGTTCCAACCGATGTTGCATTAGAATTGGGACAGAGAGTAGAAAACAGATATTTGAATGGAACACCGACTATGGATAAGTATCTAAAGAGTTGCTCTGATTCAGCTTATATATATCCCGCAATGAAATTAGCAGAGAAACGAGCTTTACTGCAAGGAGGAGCTCCGGTGTTCTTGTACCAATTTTCTTATGAGGCCGATTTCAATGTGATTAAAGAGGCCAAAGGACTTACGTTCAATGGCACTACCCATGTAGAAGATCTGACATTCGTCTTCCGAGCGAGTGCCATGGATGGCGTAGAAGGTTTTTCGCCTCCCACGCGCAAGGATCAACTTATGACAAACTGGATGACAATGTTCATTAAAAACTTTACGTATTGCAA CGACCCGACTTGCAATCAGCGTCCACGGTCAAACTGGCCGGCAGTCGAGGAGCCGTTGCCTGTGCAGTACCAGAACATCAATATGCCCTTGACCTATAGCTTCACGAAGCTGACTGATGAACAGCAAGCCATGGTGCAGTTCTTCGACAGTTTAGAGAGCAGCAGCA GTCT CGTAAACCCTCACAAAAACAACCACCGAGATACGTGGCAAAGAAACGAcaccacaaataaaaataggatATATCTTCCAAAGAAACTGACATTAATGATGGCGAAGTATGCAATCATTGTCATCTCTTTAAAGTTGCTTTTAACACGAATCTCCGCGCAGGACGTGATAAACACAGCCCAGGGGAAGATCCGCGGCGTCCATAGAGATGGCTTCGTTTCCTATCAAGGTATTCCGTACGGGTCGATAGGTGGAGACAATGGAAGATTTAAG CACGCTGGCCTAGCGCCGACGTGGACAGACGTCAGGGAATCGAACGAGATCCATTGCTACACAAGTTCCCCAGTCGAGGATTGCTTACAATTAGACGTCCACGTTCCGCCCGGGTCCAACCTGCCGGTCTTGGCCTGGGTGACTGGGGGCAGTGGTCGGTATAACCCCACGTTGCTGGTGAAGCAAGGCATCGTCGTAGTGACTATTAGACACAG GTTGGGACCAGTAGGTTTCTTATGTTTAGGCGAAGATAAAATCCCAGGCAATGCAGGTTTGAAGGACGTGGTACTGGCTTTGCGCTGGGTTAGAGACAACATTATCGCTTTTCATGGAAACCCAGACAAAGTGATAGTAGCTGGACAAAGCTTTGGAGCCGCTTTAGTAGAATCCTTGATGCTGACACCAATGGCTACCGGGCTGTTCCACGGGGCTATTCTGCAAAGCGGTACAGTTTTGGCCCCTTGGGCTTTCAACTACGACGCAGAAAATCGAGCAAAGTTCTTAAAAATGAACTTCGACGAAAGTAAGGACATGAACTTTTTAAACAAAGTTGGGATTGCAGATCTAGCAGGCAGATCTGAAGATCTCGAGGTTCCTTACTTGCCATTCGGTGTCTGCATAGAAAAACCCCTAAAGAGTCAGGAAAGGTTATTGTCTCAGTCGCCTTTCGACATCATGTCGACTGGCAACATGTCTAAGGTCCCCATGATAGTGGGGTACACCAACAATGAGGCGTACGTGTTTGCTTCGATGCTGAAAAGCGCAAAAGCTTTAGCCAAAATGTCTAAGGGAATGGAATTCTTGCTTCCGAGTGAATTGCAAACCAACAAAAGAGATGTACCACAACTAGTCAACAAAGTCCACGATATGTACTTCGACGGGAACATGACGATGGCATCGCTGTTAGCTTACCACag AGACGCCTACTTCTTAGGTCACATTCACAGGAGCGTACGCCTGCACGCTTCGTTCAGCGACTCCGTGTATTACTATCAGTTCTCCTACTTGGGGAATGTGGGCGTGGAAGGTGAACCAGGCGTGATCAAGACAGGGGCAGCGCATTCGGATGAACTGGCATACTTGTTCCCAGCGAAGGGTGAGAAATTAGAGGATGAAGACGGAATTGTACAAGAGAACATTGTACGACTTTGGACAAATTTCGTGAAGCATTT GAATCCAACGCCGGAAAGCGAACACTTCCTGTGGGAGCCCGTAAACCCGCACGATGTTCGGCTCTTGGATATTAACGTGGATCTGAACATGATAGACTTTCCTCACAAAAGGAAAACGCAGATGTGGAAAGACATTTACGAGAAATATTACTTCGAAAACAGACGGAGCAGCGCCCAGTAA